In one Pseudarthrobacter sp. NBSH8 genomic region, the following are encoded:
- the treS gene encoding maltose alpha-D-glucosyltransferase: MSFNPQSSSQHFTPKSTFELHAPGLAHDPLWYRKAVFYEVLVRAFADANGDGSGDFTGLIDRLDYLQWLGIDCLWLPPFFQSPLRDGGYDISDYNSVLDEFGTISDFKRLVAESHARGVRVIIDLPLNHTSDQHPWFQESRKDPDGPFGDFYVWSDTDEKYQDARIIFVDTEESNWTFDPIRRQFFWHRFFGHQPDLNFENPKVIEALFDVVRFWLDQGIDGFRADAIPYLFEEEGTNCENLPATHDFLRKLRAMVDEGYPGRVIIAEANQPPNEVVEYFGTAEEPECHMAFHFPIMPRLYYALRDQKAAPIIETMHDTPEIPEGAQWGTFLRNHDELTLEMVTPDERAAMLGWYAPDPRMRANIGIRRRLAPLLDNSRAEIELINALLLSLPGSPFLYYGDEIGMGDNIWLDDRDAVRTPMQWNPDRNAGFSNADPGKLYLPVIQSLVYNYNMANVEAEAAHSGSLLRWTRQILSVRKNHPVFGLGAFKHVEADHDAVVAYLRELSDDNTAGLPGESILCAFNLSQHPVAAKLRIPQFAGRGLRDVFGGQPFPGIDDDGSLTLTLGSHDFFWLRIRSATSNPASPYTQALPILSIEN, from the coding sequence GTGAGCTTTAACCCGCAGAGTTCCAGCCAGCATTTCACCCCCAAGAGCACATTTGAGCTACATGCACCGGGCCTAGCGCACGATCCGCTCTGGTATCGGAAGGCCGTCTTCTATGAAGTGCTGGTACGGGCCTTCGCGGATGCGAACGGCGACGGTTCGGGCGACTTCACCGGCCTGATCGACCGGCTGGACTACCTGCAGTGGCTCGGCATCGATTGCCTGTGGCTCCCGCCGTTCTTCCAGTCGCCGCTGCGTGACGGCGGCTATGACATCTCGGACTACAATTCCGTCCTGGATGAATTCGGCACTATCAGCGACTTCAAGCGGCTGGTGGCGGAGTCCCATGCCCGCGGCGTCCGGGTCATCATTGACCTGCCGCTGAACCACACCTCGGACCAGCACCCCTGGTTCCAGGAATCGCGCAAGGACCCAGACGGTCCCTTCGGCGACTTTTACGTGTGGAGCGACACGGACGAGAAGTACCAGGACGCCCGCATCATCTTCGTGGACACGGAGGAATCCAACTGGACGTTCGACCCCATCCGCAGGCAGTTCTTCTGGCACCGCTTCTTCGGCCACCAGCCTGACCTGAACTTTGAAAACCCCAAGGTCATCGAAGCGCTCTTCGACGTGGTTCGTTTCTGGCTGGACCAGGGCATCGACGGTTTCCGGGCGGACGCCATCCCGTACCTCTTCGAGGAGGAGGGGACCAACTGCGAAAACCTGCCAGCCACCCATGACTTCCTGCGCAAACTTCGGGCCATGGTGGACGAAGGCTACCCCGGCCGCGTCATCATCGCCGAGGCCAACCAGCCGCCCAACGAGGTGGTGGAGTACTTCGGAACAGCAGAAGAGCCCGAATGCCACATGGCGTTCCACTTCCCCATCATGCCGCGCCTCTACTACGCCCTGCGCGACCAGAAGGCCGCTCCGATCATCGAAACCATGCATGACACCCCGGAGATCCCCGAAGGCGCGCAGTGGGGAACTTTCTTGCGCAACCACGATGAACTGACGCTGGAGATGGTCACTCCCGACGAGCGCGCGGCGATGCTGGGCTGGTATGCGCCGGACCCCCGCATGCGCGCCAACATCGGGATCCGGCGTCGCCTTGCACCGCTGCTGGATAATTCCCGGGCCGAGATCGAACTGATCAATGCGCTGCTGCTGTCGCTTCCTGGCAGCCCGTTCCTGTACTACGGGGACGAGATCGGCATGGGGGACAACATCTGGCTCGATGACCGCGATGCCGTACGCACTCCCATGCAGTGGAACCCGGACCGGAACGCAGGATTCTCCAACGCTGATCCCGGCAAGCTCTACCTGCCGGTCATCCAGTCACTGGTGTACAACTACAACATGGCCAATGTGGAAGCCGAGGCCGCCCACTCCGGTTCACTGCTCCGCTGGACACGGCAGATCCTCAGCGTCCGCAAGAACCACCCTGTCTTCGGGCTGGGTGCGTTCAAACATGTCGAAGCGGACCACGACGCCGTGGTGGCGTATCTCCGGGAACTTTCGGATGACAACACTGCGGGGCTGCCGGGCGAATCCATTCTGTGCGCCTTCAACCTTTCGCAGCACCCCGTCGCGGCAAAACTGCGGATTCCGCAGTTTGCCGGCCGCGGACTGCGCGATGTGTTCGGGGGGCAGCCGTTCCCCGGGATCGATGACGACGGATCACTGACGCTGACCCTGGGGAGCCATGATTTCTTCTGGCTGCGGATCCGCTCTGCGACGTCCAACCCGGCCTCCCCGTACACGCAGGCACTGCCCATCCTGTCCATCGAGAACTGA
- a CDS encoding glycoside hydrolase family 13 protein, with amino-acid sequence MSVDTAFNATAPLMDRLSHIRDADNSPGWWRSAVIYQVYPRSFRDLNGDGIGDLAGVTAELPQLAELDVDAVWLSPFYKSPQRDAGYDVSDYCDVDPIFGTLSDFDIMIAEANRLGLRVIVDLVPNHCSDQHVAFQAALASPAGSQERDMFIFRDGAGPEGHEPPNNWQSHFGGPAWTRVTGPDGRPDQWYLHLFDSSQPDFNWDNPAVHAEFERVLRFWLDRGVSGFRVDVAHALVKAPGLPAWGGRADGGSSDGFPGHEAPMFGQPALHDIFRAWRLILDGYGPDRILCAEANVDPLPRLAEWVRSDEMHQAFNFPYLHAGLDVYRLRSVITDSLTALDAVGAPSTWVLSNHDVVRHSSRFGYNGSGPRDGDGIGPADPQPDTALGRRRAAAASLFMLGLPGAAYLYQGEELGLPDGIDIPEHLRQDPTFARTGGARLGRDGCRVPLPWRTGERHLGFGSGEDPWLPLPASFAELARDSQAASPVSHLSLYRNMLALRRELGLGSGSLAWAEDWCSGSSLAYINGDTLVLMNLNHEPLEMPAGSVLVRSADSDPGAAHFLASGETAWLRIGGGDAD; translated from the coding sequence ATGTCTGTAGATACAGCGTTTAACGCCACCGCCCCGCTGATGGATCGGCTGTCCCACATCCGCGACGCCGACAACTCACCCGGCTGGTGGCGCTCCGCCGTCATCTACCAGGTATACCCGCGATCATTCCGCGACCTCAACGGAGACGGCATCGGCGATCTAGCCGGGGTTACAGCGGAGCTCCCGCAGCTGGCCGAGCTGGATGTGGACGCCGTCTGGCTGTCCCCGTTCTACAAATCGCCACAACGCGATGCCGGCTATGACGTCAGCGACTACTGTGACGTGGATCCGATCTTCGGCACCCTCAGCGATTTCGACATCATGATTGCCGAGGCCAACCGCTTGGGGCTGCGGGTCATCGTGGACCTGGTTCCCAACCACTGCTCGGACCAGCACGTGGCTTTCCAGGCAGCACTGGCCTCCCCTGCAGGCAGCCAGGAACGCGACATGTTCATCTTCCGGGACGGAGCCGGGCCCGAAGGCCACGAACCGCCCAATAACTGGCAGTCCCACTTCGGCGGCCCCGCCTGGACCCGGGTAACCGGTCCTGACGGCCGGCCGGACCAGTGGTACCTTCACCTGTTCGATTCCTCCCAACCTGACTTCAACTGGGACAACCCCGCCGTCCACGCCGAATTTGAGCGCGTACTCCGTTTCTGGCTGGACCGCGGCGTCTCCGGCTTCCGGGTGGACGTCGCCCACGCCTTGGTCAAAGCCCCGGGGCTGCCCGCCTGGGGCGGCCGGGCCGACGGCGGAAGCTCGGACGGCTTCCCCGGCCACGAGGCTCCGATGTTCGGCCAGCCGGCCCTCCACGACATCTTCCGGGCCTGGCGCCTCATCCTGGACGGCTACGGCCCGGACCGCATTCTCTGCGCGGAAGCCAACGTGGATCCGCTTCCGCGCCTCGCCGAATGGGTCCGGTCCGATGAAATGCACCAGGCCTTCAACTTTCCCTACCTGCACGCCGGACTGGATGTTTACCGGCTGCGCAGTGTTATCACGGACTCGCTGACCGCCCTGGACGCCGTGGGAGCCCCCAGTACATGGGTGCTGTCCAACCACGATGTCGTCCGCCATTCCAGCCGCTTTGGCTACAACGGATCCGGTCCGCGAGACGGCGACGGCATTGGTCCGGCGGATCCTCAGCCGGACACAGCCCTGGGCCGCCGGCGTGCAGCCGCCGCCTCATTGTTTATGCTGGGGCTGCCCGGCGCCGCCTACCTGTACCAGGGTGAGGAGCTCGGGCTGCCGGACGGCATCGATATTCCGGAGCACCTGCGGCAGGACCCTACGTTCGCACGCACCGGAGGTGCCCGGTTGGGCCGTGACGGCTGCCGGGTTCCCCTCCCGTGGCGAACTGGTGAACGGCACCTGGGCTTTGGCTCGGGCGAGGATCCTTGGCTTCCCTTGCCGGCGAGCTTCGCGGAACTGGCACGGGACTCGCAAGCCGCATCGCCGGTGTCGCACCTTTCCCTGTACCGGAACATGCTGGCCCTGCGCCGCGAGCTGGGTTTGGGCAGCGGATCACTGGCTTGGGCCGAGGACTGGTGTAGCGGTTCGTCCCTGGCATACATTAACGGCGATACGCTGGTGCTCATGAACCTCAACCACGAACCCTTGGAAATGCCGGCCGGCAGTGTCCTCGTCCGCAGCGCTGACTCTGACCCGGGCGCAGCACACTTCCTGGCTTCCGGCGAGACCGCATGGCTGCGGATTGGCGGAGGCGACGCAGACTAG
- a CDS encoding 1,4-alpha-glucan branching enzyme: MAQPTLTATLSAVLREWLPRQRWFPVKTDDFALEQAGSLSLEDAAGQARLEIFLLAVTSRTADGGLRTDVVQVPLSYRASPLAGAERALVGHAPEAGMAWIYDAVHDPSFVSSWLELIRSEAGSSTGAATGHRTRSEHRLPTAHGMVKVLSGEQSNSSVIVDDGESAAIVKFFRVLSEGINPEVEVGAALTAQGIFEVPATLGWVRGEWQAPAPQGLPAQAPSQGELAVAHEFLAGGRDAWRLAVDAARTGADFTAEAYALGAATATVHRRLAEALGTAVEPAPGQVIAPGVAQRVRQAWAEAGAAVGPYDDALDALLGELDGVPAGPLQRIHGDLHLGQILQVPGQGGGPGRWAILDFEGEPLRPIAERNFPDVPLRDVVGMLRSFDYAAGAAEREYQGARVPASWVDDCADAFLAGYAAVTPGIIDRSSPLFVALWLDKALYEVVYELRNRPDWLAIPTNASRRLLSVKGSGDQARAASEGIKMTGSAPTDRPRVPLHVDPETLARVANGEHHAPHSVLGAHLDDHGHVTVRTVKHLAEAVSVVTAVGAVPMTHEDNGVWVAVLEPLQAGHVPDYRLEVTYPDAAPLTVDEPYRYLPTVGEVDLHLIGEGRHEKLWEVLGAHVQHYKSSLGDVDGVSFAVWAPNAQAVRVKGDFNAWDGRQNSLRSLGSSGVWEVFLPGVLAGACYKFEIKTKGGYWVEKADPLAFGTEVPPLTASRVVEQSYAFKDAEWMEARAQRDPHNSPMSAYEVHLGSWRLGLGYRELAKELVDYVKWLGFTHVEFMPVAEHPFGGSWGYQVTSYFAPTSRFGHPDEFRFLVDSLHQAGIGVLLDWVPAHFPKDAWALAQFDGEPLYEHADPNLGEHPDWGTLIFDFGRTEVRNFLVSNALYWLDEFHIDGLRVDAVASMLYLDYSREEGQWSPNRFGGRENLEAISFLQEVNATVYKTHPGAVMIAEESTAFPGVTAPTSQGGLGFGLKWNMGWMHDSLKYASEDPVNRKWHHGTVTFSMVYAFTENFLLPISHDEVVHGKGSMLRKMPGDRWQQLANLRAFFAYQWAHPGKQLIFMGTEFGQEAEWSEQHGLDWYLAEIPAHRGMQLLTKDLNEIYSSTPALYARDNEPGGFQWINGGDADRNVLTFVRWDKEGNPLVCAINFSGGPHVGYALGVPAAGAWTEVLNTDAAAYGGSGVLNGGELVALDEGLDGQPATLTVTLPPLGAAYFKPVLLAAG, translated from the coding sequence ATGGCCCAGCCCACCCTCACAGCCACACTGAGCGCCGTCCTTCGGGAATGGCTCCCACGCCAGCGCTGGTTCCCCGTAAAGACAGACGATTTTGCGCTGGAGCAGGCCGGCAGCCTGAGCCTCGAGGATGCCGCAGGGCAGGCTCGGCTGGAGATATTCCTGCTGGCTGTCACGTCCAGGACGGCCGACGGCGGACTCCGGACTGACGTGGTCCAGGTCCCGCTGAGCTACCGGGCAAGTCCGCTTGCCGGAGCGGAGCGGGCACTGGTGGGCCACGCTCCCGAGGCCGGCATGGCCTGGATCTACGACGCCGTGCACGATCCTTCCTTTGTCTCCTCGTGGCTGGAGCTGATCAGGTCCGAAGCCGGCTCGAGCACGGGTGCGGCGACGGGCCACCGCACCCGGTCGGAGCACCGGTTGCCTACCGCCCACGGAATGGTCAAAGTCCTGTCCGGCGAGCAGTCCAACAGCTCAGTCATCGTTGACGACGGCGAGTCTGCGGCCATTGTGAAATTCTTCCGGGTGCTCTCTGAAGGGATCAACCCTGAAGTTGAGGTGGGGGCGGCACTTACGGCCCAGGGCATCTTCGAGGTTCCGGCAACGCTGGGGTGGGTCCGCGGGGAATGGCAGGCGCCGGCACCACAGGGGCTCCCGGCACAGGCACCATCGCAGGGCGAGCTTGCCGTAGCCCACGAATTCCTCGCCGGCGGCCGGGATGCGTGGCGCCTTGCCGTGGATGCCGCGCGCACTGGCGCCGATTTCACCGCCGAAGCTTATGCCCTGGGTGCGGCCACGGCCACGGTCCACCGTCGGCTGGCGGAAGCCCTCGGCACAGCGGTTGAACCGGCCCCGGGTCAGGTTATTGCGCCCGGAGTAGCCCAGCGGGTCCGGCAGGCATGGGCGGAAGCCGGTGCCGCCGTCGGGCCTTACGACGATGCCTTAGACGCGCTTCTTGGCGAGCTCGACGGCGTGCCGGCGGGGCCGCTGCAGCGGATCCACGGCGATCTTCACCTCGGCCAGATCCTGCAGGTCCCCGGCCAAGGCGGCGGGCCGGGCCGTTGGGCCATTCTTGATTTTGAAGGTGAGCCACTGCGGCCCATCGCTGAACGCAACTTTCCCGACGTTCCGCTCCGCGACGTGGTGGGAATGCTCCGCTCATTCGACTACGCGGCCGGCGCGGCAGAACGCGAATATCAGGGTGCCCGCGTTCCGGCATCCTGGGTCGATGATTGCGCGGACGCGTTCCTCGCCGGCTATGCCGCAGTCACCCCCGGCATCATCGACCGAAGTTCACCGCTCTTTGTGGCATTGTGGCTGGACAAGGCCCTTTACGAAGTCGTTTATGAATTGCGGAACAGACCTGACTGGCTGGCCATTCCAACGAATGCCTCCAGACGGCTCCTCAGCGTTAAAGGCTCCGGCGATCAGGCCCGGGCAGCATCGGAAGGTATCAAAATGACAGGCTCAGCACCTACAGACCGGCCCCGTGTGCCCCTACACGTGGACCCGGAAACCTTGGCCCGCGTGGCGAACGGCGAACATCACGCCCCGCACTCGGTGCTGGGTGCCCACCTGGACGACCACGGCCATGTGACTGTCCGGACCGTCAAGCACCTCGCGGAGGCAGTAAGCGTGGTGACCGCCGTGGGTGCGGTGCCCATGACCCACGAGGATAACGGCGTTTGGGTGGCGGTCCTGGAGCCGTTGCAGGCCGGCCACGTGCCCGACTACCGGCTGGAGGTCACCTATCCTGATGCCGCGCCGCTAACAGTGGATGAGCCGTACCGCTACCTGCCCACAGTGGGTGAAGTGGATCTGCACCTGATCGGCGAGGGCCGGCACGAGAAGCTCTGGGAAGTCCTGGGCGCGCACGTTCAGCACTACAAGTCCTCACTGGGCGATGTTGACGGCGTCTCCTTTGCCGTGTGGGCGCCGAACGCGCAGGCGGTCCGCGTCAAGGGCGACTTCAACGCCTGGGACGGCCGGCAGAACTCACTCCGTTCGCTGGGATCCTCCGGCGTGTGGGAAGTCTTCCTGCCTGGTGTTTTAGCAGGGGCGTGCTACAAGTTCGAGATCAAAACCAAGGGCGGCTACTGGGTCGAAAAGGCCGATCCCCTGGCCTTCGGTACCGAGGTCCCGCCGCTGACAGCCTCCAGAGTGGTGGAGCAGTCGTACGCGTTCAAGGATGCAGAATGGATGGAGGCACGCGCGCAGCGTGACCCGCACAATTCGCCGATGAGCGCCTACGAAGTCCACCTCGGATCCTGGCGCCTTGGCCTGGGCTACCGTGAGCTCGCCAAGGAGTTGGTGGACTACGTCAAATGGCTGGGCTTCACGCACGTTGAGTTCATGCCCGTGGCCGAACATCCCTTCGGCGGCTCCTGGGGCTACCAGGTGACGTCCTACTTTGCGCCGACCTCGCGCTTTGGCCATCCGGATGAATTCCGGTTCCTGGTGGATTCCCTGCACCAGGCCGGAATCGGCGTGCTGCTCGACTGGGTCCCGGCGCACTTCCCCAAGGATGCCTGGGCGCTGGCCCAGTTCGACGGCGAACCCCTGTACGAGCACGCCGACCCGAACCTGGGTGAGCACCCAGACTGGGGAACGCTGATTTTCGACTTTGGCCGCACCGAGGTGCGGAACTTCCTGGTGTCCAACGCGCTGTACTGGCTTGATGAGTTCCATATCGACGGACTCCGGGTGGATGCCGTGGCCTCGATGCTGTACCTCGACTACTCACGCGAAGAGGGGCAGTGGTCGCCCAACCGCTTTGGCGGACGCGAAAACCTGGAGGCCATTTCGTTCCTCCAGGAGGTCAACGCCACTGTGTACAAGACGCACCCCGGCGCGGTGATGATCGCCGAAGAGTCCACAGCTTTCCCCGGCGTCACCGCCCCGACAAGCCAAGGTGGCCTGGGCTTCGGGCTCAAGTGGAACATGGGCTGGATGCACGACTCCCTCAAATACGCCTCCGAGGACCCCGTCAACCGGAAGTGGCACCACGGCACGGTGACGTTCTCCATGGTCTACGCCTTCACCGAGAACTTTCTGCTTCCCATCAGCCACGACGAAGTAGTGCATGGCAAGGGCTCCATGCTCCGGAAGATGCCGGGGGACCGGTGGCAGCAGTTGGCCAACCTGCGCGCCTTCTTTGCGTACCAGTGGGCTCACCCGGGCAAGCAGCTCATCTTTATGGGCACCGAGTTCGGCCAGGAGGCTGAATGGTCCGAGCAGCATGGGCTGGACTGGTACCTGGCAGAGATTCCGGCGCACCGCGGAATGCAGCTCCTCACCAAGGACCTCAACGAGATCTACAGCTCGACGCCGGCCCTCTACGCCCGTGACAACGAGCCGGGTGGTTTCCAGTGGATCAACGGTGGGGATGCCGACCGCAATGTCCTGACGTTTGTCCGCTGGGACAAGGAAGGCAATCCGTTGGTGTGCGCCATCAACTTCTCCGGCGGTCCGCATGTGGGCTATGCCCTCGGCGTTCCCGCTGCCGGGGCCTGGACCGAAGTGCTGAACACCGACGCCGCGGCCTATGGCGGTTCGGGTGTTTTGAATGGCGGTGAGCTGGTTGCCCTGGACGAAGGGCTCGATGGCCAGCCGGCAACGCTTACCGTGACGCTGCCGCCCCTGGGGGCCGCGTACTTCAAGCCCGTTCTTTTGGCGGCGGGCTGA
- a CDS encoding alpha-1,4-glucan--maltose-1-phosphate maltosyltransferase, with product MTTNSATPAASKKKPKGKITDGLRFGRFPITAVQPAVEGGKYPAKALPGEGIVVGATAFREGHDQLGVSAVLLDPRGKERQRVRLAPPKGERGLGTDRWEGILTPSAVGNWTFLIEAWHDRYGTWHHNAEVKVAAGIDVELMLAEGSALLSEAAADVSRNASDRRTLRMASSILANGSLTDEERLAAGFGSDVADVVERQPIRELVTVSEQYPLLVERDLAGRGAWYEFFPRSEGAVRDAATGAWTSGNFRTAAKRLDAVAEMGFDVLYMPPIHPIGIQHRKGPNNTLIAGPHDPGSPWAIGAKEGGHDAIHPELGSFEDFDAFVARAKELGLEVALDLALQAAPDHPWVQSNPEWFTTRVDGSIAYAENPPKKYQDIFPLNFDNDPEGLAKEILRVVLLWVSHGVKIFRVDNPHTKPVWFWEWLIGQVNKKTPGVVFLAEAFTRPAMMHALGRAGFQQSYTYFTWRNTKKELETYFAEVSHDSPAYFRPNFFVNTPDILTEYLQFGGPAAFKIRAALAATASPLWGVYAGYELYEHVARPGAEEYIDNEKFEYKARDWDAAAASGRTLAPYLTRLNAIRHSHPALLDLQNLTVHQSTDDATVVYSKHKTLPDGTKDTIIVVVNVDPHGTRESTISLDLAALELDPEDLSPNGGFRVEDLISGESWEWGEYNYVRLDAHVEPAHILSVRRVHQ from the coding sequence GTGACGACTAACTCAGCAACCCCTGCCGCCTCAAAGAAAAAGCCGAAAGGCAAAATCACCGACGGGCTAAGATTTGGCCGCTTTCCGATCACCGCCGTGCAGCCTGCGGTAGAGGGTGGAAAGTATCCTGCCAAGGCCTTGCCGGGGGAGGGGATCGTGGTGGGTGCCACCGCATTCCGGGAGGGTCATGACCAGCTGGGTGTCAGTGCGGTCCTCCTGGATCCCCGGGGGAAGGAACGCCAGCGCGTCAGGCTGGCACCGCCCAAAGGGGAACGCGGCCTCGGCACGGACCGTTGGGAGGGCATCCTCACGCCGTCGGCCGTTGGAAACTGGACCTTCCTCATTGAGGCGTGGCACGACCGCTACGGAACCTGGCACCACAACGCCGAGGTCAAGGTGGCCGCAGGCATCGACGTGGAGCTGATGCTCGCCGAAGGTTCGGCGCTGCTCTCAGAAGCGGCCGCCGACGTCTCCCGTAATGCGTCGGACCGGCGCACCCTGCGCATGGCCTCTTCCATCCTGGCCAACGGATCCCTCACCGATGAGGAACGCTTGGCAGCCGGCTTCGGCTCCGACGTCGCCGACGTCGTGGAACGCCAGCCGATCCGGGAGCTGGTCACCGTTTCCGAGCAGTACCCGCTGCTGGTGGAGCGCGATCTCGCAGGCCGTGGAGCCTGGTACGAGTTCTTTCCCCGGTCCGAGGGCGCCGTCAGGGACGCCGCCACCGGGGCCTGGACGTCCGGGAATTTCAGGACAGCAGCGAAGCGGCTGGACGCGGTGGCGGAAATGGGCTTCGACGTGCTCTACATGCCGCCCATCCACCCCATCGGCATCCAGCACCGCAAGGGCCCCAACAACACCCTGATCGCCGGCCCGCACGATCCCGGCTCGCCCTGGGCCATCGGCGCCAAGGAGGGTGGCCACGACGCCATCCACCCGGAGTTGGGCTCTTTCGAGGACTTTGACGCCTTTGTTGCCCGCGCTAAGGAGCTGGGCCTGGAAGTCGCGCTTGATCTGGCGCTGCAGGCAGCGCCCGACCACCCGTGGGTACAGTCCAACCCGGAATGGTTTACCACCCGGGTTGACGGGAGCATCGCGTATGCGGAAAACCCGCCCAAGAAGTACCAGGATATTTTCCCGCTCAATTTCGACAACGATCCGGAAGGGCTTGCGAAGGAAATCCTGCGGGTCGTGTTGCTGTGGGTCAGCCATGGCGTGAAGATCTTCCGGGTGGATAATCCGCACACCAAACCGGTGTGGTTCTGGGAATGGCTCATTGGCCAGGTCAACAAAAAGACTCCCGGCGTGGTGTTCCTCGCGGAAGCGTTTACGCGCCCTGCGATGATGCACGCCCTGGGCCGGGCGGGTTTCCAGCAGTCATACACCTACTTCACGTGGCGGAACACCAAGAAGGAACTGGAAACCTACTTCGCGGAGGTCAGCCACGACTCGCCGGCGTACTTCCGGCCCAACTTCTTTGTCAACACGCCGGACATCCTCACGGAATATCTGCAGTTCGGCGGTCCGGCGGCGTTCAAGATCCGCGCCGCATTGGCCGCCACCGCCAGCCCGCTGTGGGGCGTTTATGCCGGCTATGAGCTCTATGAGCATGTTGCCCGCCCCGGTGCCGAAGAGTACATCGACAACGAGAAATTTGAATACAAGGCCCGTGACTGGGACGCTGCCGCGGCCTCGGGCCGGACCCTGGCGCCGTATCTGACCAGGCTCAACGCCATCAGGCACAGCCACCCGGCGCTGTTGGACCTGCAGAATCTCACGGTCCACCAAAGCACCGACGACGCCACGGTGGTGTATTCCAAACACAAGACCCTGCCGGACGGCACCAAGGACACCATCATTGTGGTGGTCAACGTCGATCCGCACGGCACCAGGGAGAGCACCATTTCCCTGGACCTGGCTGCCCTTGAACTTGACCCCGAGGACCTGTCGCCCAACGGCGGATTCCGGGTGGAGGACCTCATTTCCGGAGAATCCTGGGAATGGGGCGAATACAACTACGTCCGCCTGGATGCGCACGTTGAACCCGCACACATCCTGAGCGTGAGGAGAGTTCATCAGTGA
- a CDS encoding LacI family DNA-binding transcriptional regulator: MGLAGIKDVADRAGLSIATVSRALSGKANVSAKSRQLAKTAADELGFVPSYHASSLASGRNHNVGLVVPSIHRWYFSSVLEGVSGTLLDAGYDLTLYNMGDLPERRRSVLTDFLLRKRLDAVIAVALVLSEAEIKQLLAFRRPIVGIGGALAGASTIRIDDAGLARTATEHLLGLGHTRIAHITGNAELNQDFKLPGIRRAGFEAAMEAAGHAVRPEWVVSADFTIRGAYASARSLLASAAGRPTAVFAASDEMAIGVILAARDFGLRVPQDLSVIGMDGHELGEVFGLTTINQDARGQGALAARMLLETLDAGAKRPAKGTSPPASALDREYPTEFLVRNSTAVPPA, from the coding sequence GTGGGACTTGCTGGCATCAAGGATGTTGCCGACCGCGCCGGGCTGTCGATCGCCACTGTGTCGCGGGCGCTCAGCGGCAAGGCAAATGTGTCGGCCAAGAGCCGGCAGTTGGCAAAGACCGCGGCCGACGAGCTGGGCTTCGTCCCGTCCTACCATGCATCCAGCCTGGCTTCAGGCCGTAACCACAACGTGGGGTTGGTGGTCCCGTCCATCCACCGATGGTACTTTTCGTCGGTGCTGGAGGGCGTGTCCGGCACTTTGCTCGACGCCGGCTATGACCTCACCCTGTACAACATGGGTGACCTGCCGGAACGCCGCCGCAGCGTCCTGACCGACTTCCTGCTCCGGAAGCGGCTGGACGCAGTCATCGCTGTGGCGCTCGTCCTCAGCGAAGCCGAAATCAAGCAGCTGCTGGCATTCCGCCGTCCAATTGTAGGCATCGGCGGCGCCCTGGCCGGCGCCTCCACCATCAGGATTGACGACGCCGGCCTCGCCCGAACCGCCACCGAGCACCTCCTCGGGCTGGGCCACACCCGGATCGCCCACATCACCGGCAATGCCGAACTGAACCAGGACTTCAAACTGCCCGGGATACGCCGGGCCGGTTTTGAAGCTGCAATGGAGGCTGCGGGGCATGCGGTCCGCCCCGAATGGGTAGTGTCCGCGGACTTCACCATCCGAGGCGCCTACGCGAGTGCCCGCAGCCTCCTGGCCTCCGCGGCCGGGCGGCCAACTGCAGTTTTTGCCGCCTCCGATGAGATGGCCATCGGCGTCATCCTCGCTGCCCGCGACTTCGGCCTGCGTGTACCGCAGGATCTCTCCGTGATCGGCATGGACGGTCATGAACTCGGTGAGGTCTTTGGGCTGACCACCATCAACCAGGATGCGCGCGGCCAGGGCGCCCTGGCGGCCCGCATGCTGCTGGAAACGCTCGACGCCGGCGCGAAGCGGCCTGCGAAGGGCACGTCACCGCCGGCGTCGGCCCTTGACCGGGAGTACCCCACAGAGTTCCTGGTCCGGAACAGCACGGCTGTACCGCCGGCCTGA
- a CDS encoding SRPBCC domain-containing protein has translation MDNLFSHADDAPPVSVETAESLEAVICTVTVPGPVAQTFAGFTDHTHLWWPLDSQGVYGAGSYVEFEENLIVETADDGRTAVWGSIDDWQPPLSFHASWHPGTTAIWSTELRVAFRAVESGTELRLVHNGWEGAEDPAATRAAYAAGWPKVLDRFVRFMGGDAQA, from the coding sequence ATGGATAACCTTTTCAGCCACGCGGATGATGCCCCTCCTGTCTCTGTTGAGACCGCAGAGAGCCTGGAAGCCGTCATCTGCACTGTCACTGTGCCGGGGCCGGTGGCCCAGACGTTCGCCGGCTTCACGGATCACACGCACTTGTGGTGGCCACTCGATTCACAGGGTGTGTACGGGGCAGGATCCTACGTTGAGTTTGAAGAGAACCTCATCGTTGAAACAGCTGACGACGGCAGGACCGCGGTCTGGGGCTCCATAGATGACTGGCAGCCGCCCCTTTCCTTCCACGCGTCCTGGCATCCAGGGACTACTGCTATCTGGTCTACAGAGCTGCGGGTCGCATTCAGGGCGGTGGAATCCGGGACGGAGCTGCGTCTGGTCCACAACGGCTGGGAAGGTGCGGAGGATCCTGCCGCCACGCGCGCGGCCTATGCTGCTGGCTGGCCGAAGGTGCTGGACCGTTTCGTGAGGTTCATGGGCGGGGACGCACAGGCCTGA